ATTGATGTGCTGGCTCCACGCGATGCATCGCGCGCTGCGGGGCCAGCCCCACGGAGCTTCGAACGTCTTTCGCCGATTTCGGATATTTTCGAAGTCGGGGAGCTAGGGTCGTGAAGGAATCGAGATACCGCGAGTCGCGGGTGTGTCGGGTTCTCGGCAATCCGGTGGTTTACTGGATGGTTCGGCTGCTACATGAACGCGGGCCGATGACCCCGACGAGGATCGCCGACCTCGTCGGGCGCCGTCTTCAGACCGTCAGCGGCCATCTGGCGACTCTGAGGGCTACCGACCTGGTGCGGTACGAAAGACGAAATGGGATCAGCCGCTATTGGCTCAAGCACGGTCCGGAAACCGGAGCGCTCCTATCGGCACTGGCCGGCCTGGTCAGGAAAGCGAGTCGATTGCGCGATTGACGGGAAGGAAAAATGCATCTGGACTTCTCGCTGTCCCACCTTCGGTTTCATTTCGAGCCCAAAAGCACACTCATCATGCCGGCCAGGAACAAAGGCAATGTGATCCGGGGCGGATTCGGGAGCACGTTTCGTCGAATCGTCTGTCACTCCGGTTGCAGAGAGCCGGCGACCTGCCAGCTCAGGAACGTTTGCCCCTATGTGACCGTGTTTCACCCGTTCGTCCCCGAGGGCTCGGAGAGGCTCAGCAGGAATCCGGATATCCCGAGACCCTTCGTCATCAAGCCCC
The sequence above is a segment of the Candidatus Zixiibacteriota bacterium genome. Coding sequences within it:
- a CDS encoding helix-turn-helix domain-containing protein; its protein translation is MKESRYRESRVCRVLGNPVVYWMVRLLHERGPMTPTRIADLVGRRLQTVSGHLATLRATDLVRYERRNGISRYWLKHGPETGALLSALAGLVRKASRLRD